A genomic stretch from Microplitis mediator isolate UGA2020A chromosome 10, iyMicMedi2.1, whole genome shotgun sequence includes:
- the LOC130676797 gene encoding ankyrin repeat and KH domain-containing protein mask-like isoform X3, with protein sequence MHSDNSRGQNEQRSLVEACTNGDAETVRKLLTKGRSVHETTEEGESLISLACSAGYYELAKVLLAMNANVEDRSIEEDRTPLMEAASAGHNDIVGLLIAHGADVNARSTSGHTPLMYGCAGGHEELVKALLEAGANVEDHNENGYTPLMEAASAGHVPVAKILLEHGANINTHSNEFKKSALTLACYKGHPDMVRFLMEAGADQEHKTDEMHTALMEASIDGHVEVARLLLDSGAQVNSLTDSFDSPLTLAACGGHIDLAMLLIERGANIEEVNDKGYTSLMEAAREGHEDMVTLLLSQGANIKAQSEETQETALTLACCGGFLEVADILIKAGAEIEQGASTPLMEAAQKGHLDLVRYLLESGADVHAQTQTGDTALTYACENGHTDVADLLLQFGADLEHESEGGRTPLMKACQAGHLCTVQFLISKLANVNRNTTNNDHTPLSLACAGGHLAVVELLLTQSADPFHKLKDNSTMLIEAAKGGHTSIVKLFLDYPHSTMLNAQHNAATPAPMLQQVIQPQPLPQQQAPSIQQLQHQQHQQQSPEQNQNQNLQAQQVRTQPAGEAIAASIDDTNIVDKGSDVFTSLSEPNIALSSTPLPVTASTSAESRKNSQHEKILHKQQILEELQRIERELQIKGAGHLFLGIPNLDEQKRQLKSGDGAGSTDSLLSGMSNINLSAQSATALHVGPDNQYELELKKFGICDKEQEQLSKDLVSMEKHQVLRQVEQDANGSGRRFSKKSNRGKFLDDVYKKGFIRGLRMGAAQIRSSESPYEESKLDPTIIDNLVLGWNLNAATRNKDKNGAKVSAGTSSSSSSSSISSSSASSNLVQVAKQTHELATSTVTSLTVPDEKQQPSPCQQQQPQPQQQQTTAGPVVVGHVQQQQIQQSYELDPAISVPVGAYAGSIVVSTGAQVTTDPAPDTYPPENQNQQFASMDVDSEIDSNHDTALTLACAGGHEELVEFLLSRGADIEHRNEKGFTPLILAATGGHEKVVEILLHHNADIEAQSGRTKDTPLSLACSGGRFEVVKLLLSRNANKEHRNVCDYTPLILAASGGYVKIVKLLLQNGAELNSRTSSKLGITPLMLAAMNGHTQTVKLLLDMGGDVNAQIKTNRNTALTLACFQGRHEVVSLLLDSKANFEYRPKTGVTPLMEAASGGYVEVARVLLAEGADVNATHIFSGDTALTIAADNGHYGFVEFLLAHGVLVEVKNKKGQSSLWLAANGGHLNVVELLHNAHADIDSQDNNKVSCLMAAFRKGHTKVVEWMVGHVTQFPSDQEMTKYIGTVIDEELLEKCQEYVKIIRAARETRAATAYKNASILSKELDVEINTIC encoded by the exons CTGATGGAAGCTGCGAGTGCTGGTCATAATGACATTGTTGGTTTGCTCATCGCTCATGGGGCAGACGTCAATGCGCGATCTACTTCCG GTCATACACCATTGATGTACGGATGTGCTGGTGGCCACGAGGAGCTAGTTAAGGCATTACTTGAAGCTGGCGCAAATGTTGAAGATCATAATGAAAATGGGTATACACCATTGATGGAAGCAGCAAGTGCTGGCCATGTGCCAGTAGCTAAAATCTTATTGGAACATGGTGCCAACATTAATACTCATtcgaatgaatttaaaaaatcggcATTAACACTCGCGTGTTACAAAGGTCACCCTGATATGGTCAGATTTTTGATGGAAGCAGGTGCTGATCAAGAGCACAAGACGGATGAAATGCATACTGCGCTGATGGAGGCATCGATAGACGGTCATGTAGAAGTAGCCCGACTGTTGTTGGACTCAGGTGCCCAAGTTAATTCGCTGACTGATAGTTTTGACTCGCCATTAACACTGGCTGCGTGTGGTGGTCATATTGATTTAGCGATGCTTTTAATCGAACGTGGAGCAAACATCGAGGAGGTTAATGACAAGGGTTATACATCATTGATGGAAGCTGCACGTGAAGGTCATGAAGATATGGTGACATTACTCTTAAGTCAGGGTGCGAATATTAAAGCTCAGTCTGAAGAGACCCAGGAAACGGCACTCACGTTAGCGTGTTGTGGTGGTTTTCTTGAAGTTGCTGATATTTTAATCAAAGCCGGAGCTGAGATTGAGCAGGGAGCATCAACGCCTCTCATGGAAGCTGCTCAAAAAGGTCATCTGGATCTTGTACGTTATCTCCTTGAGTCTGGTGCAGATGTTCATGCTCAGACTCAAACCGGTGACACAGCACTTACCTACGCGTGTGAGAATGGTCACACGGATGTTGCAGATCTTTTACTTCAATTTGGTGCGGATTTAGAGCACGAATCTGAAGGTGGACGAACACCTCTGATGAAAGCCTGTCAGGCTGGGCATCTGTGCACcgtacaatttttaatatctaaatTGGCCAATGTCAATCGCAATACGACCAATAACGATCATACGCCATTGTCGCTTGCCTGCGCTGGCGGACACCTTGCGGTTGTCGAGCTATTGCTTACCCAGTCTGCTGATCCATTCCATAAACTCAAGGACAATTCAACTATGCTGATTGAGGCAGCCAAGGGTGGACACACCAGTATTGTTAAACTATTTCTTGACTATCCTCATAGTACTATGTTGAATGCTCAGCATAATGCTGCTACCCCTGCCCCTATGCTGCAACAAGTAATTCAACCACAACCTTTGCCTCAACAACAAGCACCATCAATTCAACAGCTCCAACATCAACAACACCAACAACAGAGTCCTGAACAAAACCAAAACCAAAATTTACAAGCGCAGCAAGTGCGGACTCAGCCTGCAGGTGAAGCTATCGCTGCATCGATAGATGACACAAATATCGTAGATAAAGGTAGCGATGTTTTTACCAGTTTATCAGAACCTAATATTGCATTAAGTTCAACGCCATTACCTGTTACTGCGTCCACGTCTGCTGAGAGTCGTAAAAATTCGCAACACGAAAAAATTCTTCATAAACAACAAATTCTCGAAGAATTACAG AGGATAGAACGCGAACTTCAGATCAAAGGCGCAGGCCATTTGTTTTTAGGTATTCCCAATTTAGATGAACAAAAAAGACAACTAAAATCCGGTGATGGTGCGGGTTCAACTGATTCACTACTATCAGGAATGtcgaatattaatttatcagcTCAATCAGCTACTGCACTTCAtg TTGGTCCAGACAATCAATATGAATTAGAGCTTAAGAAATTTGGTATTTGTGACAAAGAACAAGAGCAGCTCTCAAAAGACCTTGTATCCATGGAAAAACATCAGGTATTGCGTCAAGTTGAGCAG gATGCCAACGGCTCTGGAAGACGATTTAGTAAGAAATCAAATCGAGGAAAGTTTCTAGATGATGTTTATAAGAAAGGTTTTATACGCGGTTTGCGTATGGGAGCTGCGCAAATACGTAGCAGTGAATCACCTTATGAGGAATCTAAACTCGATCCAACAa ttatagaTAATCTAGTGCTGGGTTGGAATCTAAATGCAGCTACACGGAACAAGGACAAAAATGGAGCTAAAGTTAGTGCTGGTACTAGTAGCAGTAGCTCAAGTAGCAGCATTAGTAGTAGCAGTGCAAGCAGTAATCTGGTTCAAGTAGCAAAGCAGACTCACGAACTGGCAACGAGTACCGTGACAAGCCTTACGGTACCCGATGAAAAACAA CAGCCTTCTCCATGCCAACAGCAGCAGCCGCAACCGCAACAACAACAAACCACTGCTGGTCCGGTAGTAGTTGGTCATGTTCAACAGCAACAAATTCAACAAAGTTATGAATTAGATCCAGCGATAAGTGTACCAGTTGGAGCGTATGCAGGCAGTATTGTAGTATCTACAGGTGCACAGGTCACTACAGATCCAGCACCTGATACTTATCCACCGGAAAATCAGAATCAGCAATTCGCTAGTATGGATGTTGATTCAGAAATAGATAGCAATCATGACACGGCATTAACGCTTGCATGTGCTGGTGGTCACGAGGAACTCGTTGAATTTCTACTCAGTCGTGGTGCGGACATTGAACATCGTAATGAAAAAGGTTTTACACCATTAATATTAGCAGCAACTGGTGGACATGAAAAAGTTGTTGAAATACTTTTACATCACAATGCAGACATTGAAGCGCAGTCTGGACGTACTAAAGATACACCATTGTCACTTGCTTGCAGTGGTGGAAGATTTGAGGTTGTAAAACTATTACTGTCTCGTAACGCCAATAAAGAACATCGCAATGTATGTGACTATACACCACTGATTTTAGCTGCATCTGGCGGTTATGTCAAGATAGTAAAACTTTTGCTGCAAAATGGTGCTGAACTAAATTCACGAACAAGTTCAAAACTTGGAATAACTCCATTGATGCTTGCTGCTATGAACGGTCATACTCAGACAGTTAAATTACTTTTGGATATGGGTGGTGATGTTAATGCGCAGATTAAAACAAACCGTAATACTGCTTTAACTCTTGCTTGCTTCCAAGGTAGACATGAAGTTGTAAGTCTGTTACTTGATAGTAAAGCAAATTTTGAGTATCGACCGAAAACAGGAGTAACACCATTAATGGAAGCCGCCAGTGGTGGTTACGTTGAAGTTGCTCGTGTTTTATTAGCTGAAGGCGCGGATGTTAATGCAACTCATATATTCTCGGGTGATACTGCCCTTACTATTGCCGCTGACAACGGTCACTACggttttgttgaatttttattagcaCATGGTGTCCTAGTTgaggttaaaaataaaaaaggtcAGAGTTCGTTGTGGCTCGCTGCAAATGGCGGGCATCTTAACGTTGTTGAACTTTTACACAATGCCCATGCTGACATTGATTCACAAGACAATAATAAAGTGTCTTGTTTAATGGCAGCGTTTCGTAAAGGACACACTAAAGTTGTTGAATGGATGGTTGGTCATGTAACGCAATTTCCAAGTGATCAAGAAATGACAAAGTATATTGGTACTGTTATTGACGAAGAACTATTGGAAAAGTGTCAAGagtatgttaaaataatacgCGCTGCTAGAGAAACTCGAGCAGCTACAGCCTATAAAAATGCCAGTATACTTTCGAAAGAATTAGATGTGGAAATAAATAccatttgttaa